A window of Verrucomicrobiia bacterium contains these coding sequences:
- a CDS encoding LysE family transporter, with protein sequence MGEVPHIFIAWLTGFIAGFVASFVPGPINVAIINQGARQGFKWAIMIGLGSTVMEVVYCAIAFAGFSAMFSQRVIKAVLEVVSFLLMIYLGFKYLRAKAIEDHNPSADRIEQKLHPHSAFAIGFVQVLGNPGVLLMWIALTASFVAHEWVEPTWEEKLACLAGVAVGALVWFVGLSYAISRKHRTLSQQTLLWMEHLSGVLLLLIAVILGARIVLLLSAH encoded by the coding sequence ATGGGGGAGGTGCCGCATATTTTCATTGCGTGGCTGACGGGGTTTATTGCCGGATTTGTGGCTTCCTTTGTGCCGGGGCCGATTAATGTGGCAATCATCAATCAGGGGGCGCGGCAGGGTTTCAAATGGGCGATCATGATCGGGCTGGGCAGCACGGTGATGGAGGTGGTGTATTGCGCGATAGCGTTTGCGGGCTTTTCGGCGATGTTCAGCCAGCGGGTGATCAAGGCGGTGCTGGAGGTGGTGAGCTTTCTGCTGATGATTTATCTGGGGTTCAAATACCTGCGGGCCAAGGCCATTGAAGACCACAATCCGTCGGCTGACCGGATCGAGCAAAAGCTGCATCCTCATTCGGCGTTTGCGATTGGGTTTGTGCAAGTGCTGGGCAATCCCGGGGTGTTGCTGATGTGGATTGCGCTGACTGCGAGTTTTGTGGCGCATGAGTGGGTGGAGCCCACGTGGGAGGAGAAACTGGCCTGTCTGGCGGGGGTGGCCGTGGGGGCGCTGGTCTGGTTTGTGGGGCTGTCGTATGCGATCTCGCGCAAGCATCGGACTTTATCCCAGCAGACCTTGTTGTGGATGGAGCATCTGAGCGGGGTGTTGCTGCTCCTGATAGCGGTTATTTTAGGGGCGCGGATTGTGCTGCTTTTGTCCGCGCACTAG
- a CDS encoding cyclic nucleotide-binding domain-containing protein, translating into MQPEANSARFYLWGADEAAYGPVALDQLIAWAAEERLLPGSWLFDRERGEWRLAASLPELAPHLVMDPPDLAPGQTTLKAAALRRLKVFADLSDSQIQQFISHMEMRPVKQWDIVVREGDVGDAMYLILQGELRVRLMVQGRESLLATLQTGEFFGEISLFDTGPRSADVVANTDSLLLKISAAAFHRLAARQPELAAPFLLAVGKTMTARLRATNKRYHDSLLFARASAPA; encoded by the coding sequence ATGCAACCCGAAGCCAACTCCGCCCGCTTTTATCTGTGGGGCGCCGATGAGGCGGCCTATGGCCCCGTCGCCCTCGACCAGCTCATCGCCTGGGCCGCCGAGGAACGCCTCCTCCCCGGCTCCTGGCTCTTCGATCGCGAGCGCGGCGAATGGCGCCTGGCGGCCAGCCTCCCCGAGCTGGCCCCCCATCTCGTCATGGACCCCCCGGACCTCGCCCCCGGCCAGACCACCCTGAAAGCCGCCGCCCTCCGCCGCCTCAAGGTCTTTGCTGATTTGTCCGACTCCCAGATCCAACAATTCATCAGCCACATGGAAATGCGCCCCGTCAAACAATGGGACATCGTCGTGCGCGAAGGCGATGTGGGCGACGCCATGTACCTCATCCTCCAGGGCGAGCTGCGCGTGCGGCTCATGGTCCAGGGCCGCGAAAGTCTGCTGGCCACCCTGCAAACCGGTGAGTTCTTCGGGGAAATCTCCCTCTTCGACACCGGCCCGCGCAGCGCCGACGTGGTGGCCAACACCGACAGCCTCCTGCTGAAAATCAGCGCCGCCGCCTTTCACCGCCTCGCCGCGCGCCAGCCGGAACTGGCGGCTCCCTTCCTGCTGGCCGTGGGCAAAACCATGACCGCCCGCCTCCGCGCCACCAACAAGCGCTATCACGATTCCCTCCTGTTCGCGCGCGCCTCCGCCCCCGCCTGA
- a CDS encoding MFS transporter: MGQSRHTRITYGRELWRALMQGVLETASTTFLLLIAVRWFQAGALAKGLVAAGSSIGLLVSPLVVWHVSRQGWRSAQAAASLALAGAAVFLLMALLPREPIFILGSVAGMTAMAAGIPLMTQIYQENYPAAERGKLFSRTVMVRILAATIFSFLAGRWLNQHLDHFPWLLIIFALAFVVSAWCLHRMPSRPLSDEGGRHPWRAWRYVRQDRLFRYTLAAWMLMGWANLMMWPLRVEYLANERFGLKLPVMTIALLVGVIPNAVRLLMSPLWGWLFDRMNFFTLRVVLNLGFALGIVAFFTGHTLPALVLGAVIFGVANAGGDVAWSLWVTKLAPPARVADYMSVHTFLTGVRGVLAPLTAYLLATPDNLGWLAAGCAGLILLASAILLPEVKMDRERRKGTALVEEVSE, from the coding sequence ATGGGCCAGAGCCGACATACGCGCATCACCTATGGCCGCGAGCTGTGGCGCGCGCTGATGCAGGGGGTGCTGGAAACCGCCAGCACCACCTTCCTCCTGCTCATCGCCGTGCGCTGGTTTCAGGCCGGCGCCCTGGCCAAGGGCCTCGTGGCCGCCGGCAGCAGCATCGGCCTGCTCGTCTCCCCGCTGGTGGTCTGGCACGTCAGCCGCCAGGGCTGGCGCTCCGCCCAGGCCGCCGCCAGCCTGGCTCTGGCCGGCGCCGCCGTTTTCCTCCTCATGGCTCTCCTCCCCCGCGAGCCAATCTTCATCCTGGGCAGCGTCGCCGGCATGACCGCCATGGCGGCCGGCATCCCCTTGATGACCCAGATTTACCAGGAAAATTATCCCGCCGCCGAGCGGGGCAAATTGTTCAGCCGCACAGTCATGGTGCGCATCCTGGCCGCCACTATCTTCAGTTTTCTGGCGGGACGCTGGCTCAACCAACACCTGGATCATTTCCCCTGGCTCCTCATCATCTTTGCCCTGGCCTTCGTGGTCTCGGCCTGGTGCCTCCACCGCATGCCCTCCCGGCCTTTGTCCGATGAAGGCGGACGCCACCCCTGGCGCGCCTGGCGGTATGTCCGGCAGGACCGCCTCTTCCGCTACACCCTCGCCGCCTGGATGCTCATGGGTTGGGCCAACCTCATGATGTGGCCCCTGCGCGTCGAGTATCTGGCCAATGAACGTTTCGGCCTGAAATTGCCCGTCATGACCATTGCCCTCCTGGTGGGCGTCATCCCCAACGCCGTCCGCCTCCTCATGAGTCCCCTCTGGGGTTGGCTGTTTGATCGCATGAACTTTTTCACCCTTCGCGTGGTGCTCAATCTGGGATTCGCCCTGGGCATCGTGGCCTTCTTCACCGGCCACACCTTGCCCGCCCTCGTCCTCGGAGCCGTGATCTTTGGCGTGGCCAACGCCGGCGGCGACGTCGCCTGGAGCCTCTGGGTCACCAAGCTGGCCCCCCCGGCCCGCGTCGCCGATTACATGTCCGTCCACACCTTTTTGACCGGCGTGCGCGGCGTGCTCGCACCACTGACCGCCTACCTGCTGGCCACACCGGACAACCTGGGCTGGCTGGCCGCGGGCTGTGCCGGTCTCATCCTGCTGGCCAGCGCCATCCTGCTGCCCGAGGTTAAAATGGACCGGGAACGCCGCAAGGGCACCGCCTTGGTCGAGGAAGTTTCTGAGTAA
- a CDS encoding VCBS repeat-containing protein, which translates to MQFAMSYFPSALRHVVAAMSLGWVVMGAAWSEVGAAEEAAPQVYPALQHLSTARGDLPAPNGGNQQTASLVLDIDGDGLNDFVIAERTQAPAVVWYKRTATGWTRHVLEGGPLRVEAGGAYYDISGDGAPDVVFGGDAGSKEVWWWENPHPRHDPNTPWRRRIIKASGASKHHDQLFGDFDGDGRVELVFWNQGARQLVLARIPPHPREQAGEWPMEVIYAYPEEEMQPRGSYPGWRRPNEHEGLAAADMDGDGVQDLVGAGRWFKHEKGGFVPHLIDAAYSFTRAAVGRFKPGARPQVVMCIGDGKGPMLLYEYQKGTWVPKTLMEELTDAHSLQVVDFNGDQHLDIFVAEMQLGKNPRPRAWILLGNGQGAFKAVELLRGFDLHEARMADLNGDGRLDILAKPYTWQAPRLDVFLSRGQLAERW; encoded by the coding sequence ATGCAATTCGCGATGAGTTATTTTCCCTCTGCCTTACGGCATGTGGTGGCGGCGATGAGCCTTGGGTGGGTGGTGATGGGGGCGGCCTGGTCTGAGGTTGGCGCTGCGGAAGAAGCGGCGCCCCAGGTGTATCCGGCGTTGCAACACTTGTCCACTGCGCGGGGGGACTTGCCGGCGCCCAACGGGGGCAATCAGCAGACGGCCTCGCTGGTGCTGGATATTGATGGGGATGGCCTGAATGATTTTGTCATTGCGGAGCGGACGCAGGCGCCGGCGGTGGTGTGGTACAAGCGCACGGCGACGGGATGGACGCGGCATGTGCTTGAGGGGGGCCCGTTGCGGGTGGAGGCGGGGGGCGCATATTATGACATTTCGGGAGATGGCGCGCCGGATGTGGTGTTTGGGGGGGATGCGGGCAGCAAGGAGGTGTGGTGGTGGGAGAATCCGCATCCCCGGCATGATCCCAATACGCCGTGGCGGCGGCGGATCATCAAGGCCTCGGGGGCGAGCAAACATCATGATCAGTTGTTTGGGGACTTTGACGGTGACGGGCGGGTGGAACTGGTGTTTTGGAATCAGGGGGCGCGGCAGCTTGTGCTGGCGCGGATTCCGCCCCACCCGCGGGAACAAGCGGGGGAATGGCCCATGGAGGTGATTTATGCGTACCCTGAGGAGGAGATGCAGCCGCGGGGCAGCTATCCCGGCTGGCGCCGGCCGAATGAGCATGAGGGGCTGGCGGCGGCGGACATGGACGGCGACGGCGTGCAGGACCTGGTTGGGGCGGGGCGCTGGTTCAAGCATGAGAAGGGCGGGTTTGTGCCGCACCTGATTGATGCGGCTTATTCCTTCACGCGCGCCGCCGTGGGGCGATTCAAGCCGGGGGCGCGTCCGCAAGTGGTGATGTGCATTGGGGACGGCAAGGGGCCGATGCTGCTGTATGAGTATCAGAAAGGGACGTGGGTGCCCAAAACGCTAATGGAAGAACTGACGGATGCACATTCCTTGCAGGTGGTGGATTTTAATGGGGATCAGCACCTGGACATTTTTGTGGCCGAGATGCAACTGGGCAAGAATCCCCGGCCGCGGGCGTGGATTTTGCTGGGCAACGGGCAGGGGGCGTTCAAGGCGGTGGAATTACTGCGGGGGTTTGATTTGCACGAGGCGCGGATGGCGGATTTGAACGGGGATGGGCGGCTGGACATTCTGGCCAAGCCCTACACGTGGCAGGCGCCGCGCCTGGATGTGTTTCTGAGCCGCGGCCAGCTTGCGGAGAGATGGTGA
- a CDS encoding c-type cytochrome: MKRMTSIVLHRRLWAVWLGLLCMATAFSVKGATYLSPTALAVSPDGRVLYVAAHTANQLLFFDLNRKEVTRRVTLPAAPTGLALSKDGAEAYVTCAAPAGSLVTIATASGKITQSIPVGYSPMAPVLSPDGLTVYVCHRFQNEVAAFSLKTRRPLFQVRVPREPYAADITPDGRWLYVANHMHDGRADAEVVAAKVSIIDTTSGKMAGEITLPNGSGLLCGLRVSPNGRWVAVTHTLARYHLPTTQLERGWMNTSAITLLDASTRQPINTVLVDSVDSGAANPYAVAWSADSATLYVTHAGTHELSVIDAAGLLKKLAAMPTAITNGQTIDYTAASRIAADVPNDLSFLVGLRTRIKLHAYGPRSLAVVGRTVFTANYFSDNLSLVDTTAPVWRAQSLPLGPDQPMDVLRQGEFYFNDATICFQGWQTCASCHSFDARVDGLNWDLLNDGIGNPKNSKSLLLSHRTPPAMSMGVRDTAETAVRAGIRHILFTVQPESVPTAMDEWLKTLKPMPSPYLENGKLSKAAERGRKLFLSSQTGCAQCHPPGLYTDLKHYDVGTQGPLDRNAEFDTPTLIELWRTAPYLHDGSARTIQEVLTTKNRQDRHGKTSHLTPQQIEDLAAFVLSL, from the coding sequence ATGAAACGCATGACTTCGATTGTGCTTCACCGGCGCCTGTGGGCTGTCTGGCTGGGCCTGCTTTGCATGGCCACGGCTTTTTCTGTCAAGGGAGCCACCTACCTCTCACCCACCGCCCTGGCGGTATCACCCGACGGCCGCGTGTTGTATGTCGCGGCCCATACCGCCAATCAACTGTTGTTTTTTGATTTGAACCGCAAGGAGGTGACCCGCCGTGTGACCCTGCCCGCCGCGCCCACCGGCCTCGCCCTTTCCAAGGACGGCGCCGAGGCCTATGTCACCTGCGCCGCCCCCGCCGGCTCGCTGGTGACCATCGCCACAGCCAGCGGCAAAATCACCCAAAGCATCCCCGTAGGTTACTCCCCCATGGCCCCCGTCCTGAGCCCCGACGGCCTCACCGTCTATGTCTGCCATCGTTTTCAAAATGAAGTAGCCGCCTTCTCCCTCAAAACCAGGCGGCCCCTCTTTCAAGTGCGCGTGCCCCGCGAGCCTTACGCCGCGGACATCACCCCGGACGGCCGCTGGCTCTATGTCGCCAATCACATGCACGACGGGCGCGCCGATGCCGAAGTGGTGGCGGCCAAGGTAAGCATCATTGACACCACCTCCGGCAAGATGGCCGGCGAAATCACCCTGCCCAACGGCAGCGGCCTGTTGTGCGGCCTCCGTGTCTCGCCCAACGGCCGCTGGGTGGCAGTCACGCACACCCTCGCCCGTTACCATCTCCCCACCACTCAACTGGAACGCGGCTGGATGAACACCAGCGCCATCACCCTCCTGGATGCCTCCACCCGCCAGCCCATCAATACCGTGCTCGTGGACAGCGTGGACAGCGGCGCGGCCAATCCCTACGCCGTGGCCTGGTCCGCCGACAGCGCCACTTTGTACGTCACCCACGCCGGCACCCACGAATTAAGTGTCATTGACGCCGCTGGTCTGCTGAAAAAATTGGCCGCCATGCCCACCGCCATCACCAACGGCCAAACCATTGATTACACCGCCGCCTCCCGCATCGCAGCCGATGTGCCCAATGACCTGTCCTTCCTCGTCGGACTTCGCACGCGCATCAAATTGCACGCCTACGGCCCACGCTCCCTGGCCGTGGTGGGCCGCACCGTTTTTACCGCCAACTACTTCAGCGACAACCTGAGCCTGGTGGACACCACCGCGCCCGTCTGGCGCGCCCAATCCCTCCCCCTGGGGCCGGATCAACCCATGGATGTCTTGCGGCAGGGCGAGTTTTATTTCAACGATGCCACCATCTGTTTTCAGGGCTGGCAAACTTGCGCAAGTTGCCATTCCTTCGACGCCCGCGTGGACGGCCTGAACTGGGATTTGCTCAACGACGGCATCGGCAACCCCAAAAACAGCAAGAGCCTCCTGCTCTCCCATCGCACGCCCCCCGCCATGTCCATGGGCGTGCGCGACACGGCGGAAACCGCCGTCCGGGCCGGCATCCGCCATATCCTCTTCACCGTCCAGCCCGAATCCGTCCCCACCGCCATGGACGAATGGCTCAAGACGCTCAAACCCATGCCCAGTCCCTACCTGGAAAATGGCAAACTGTCCAAGGCGGCCGAGCGCGGACGCAAGCTCTTTCTCAGCTCCCAAACCGGCTGCGCCCAGTGCCATCCGCCCGGCTTGTACACCGACCTGAAGCACTACGACGTGGGCACCCAGGGACCGCTGGACCGCAACGCCGAATTCGACACCCCCACCCTCATCGAGCTATGGCGCACGGCCCCCTATCTGCATGACGGCTCCGCGCGCACCATCCAGGAAGTGCTCACCACCAAAAACCGCCAGGACCGCCACGGCAAAACCTCCCACCTGACCCCGCAACAAATCGAGGACCTCGCCGCCTTCGTCCTGTCGCTCTAA
- the pssA gene encoding CDP-diacylglycerol--serine O-phosphatidyltransferase, translating to MKTGGSASAGGGPGGTGLKIYFLPNLMTAGNLFCGFVALTKIVEADPEARNFALVIKTALAFILLACIFDLLDGRVARWGGAESPFGREFDSLADLISFGVAPAFLVHRIVLKDVFANHPEVGWFIASIYLICGALRLARYNCLTAMSGTGGGKEFVGFPIPAAAALVASLTLLLLWVEEDRVKHSLWRFGLPVLMLFLSIMMVSEVKYPTFKSLNLRAQRNFTKLVVAALFVGCLLILRERVLYWVLPLLFTLYLLYGFVRPWLPHRTREEIEEEEDEGSSEAAQK from the coding sequence ATGAAGACGGGCGGCAGTGCGAGCGCTGGAGGCGGCCCGGGGGGGACGGGCTTGAAGATTTATTTTCTGCCCAACCTGATGACCGCCGGCAATTTGTTCTGCGGTTTTGTGGCGTTGACGAAGATTGTGGAGGCCGATCCCGAGGCGCGAAACTTTGCCCTGGTCATCAAAACCGCGCTGGCCTTCATTCTGTTGGCCTGCATTTTTGATTTGCTGGATGGGCGGGTGGCGCGCTGGGGGGGGGCGGAAAGTCCCTTTGGCCGCGAGTTTGATTCGCTGGCGGATTTGATTTCGTTCGGGGTGGCGCCGGCGTTTTTGGTGCATCGCATCGTGCTCAAGGACGTTTTTGCCAATCATCCGGAGGTGGGCTGGTTTATCGCCTCGATTTATTTGATTTGTGGGGCGCTGCGGCTGGCGCGTTACAACTGCCTGACGGCGATGTCGGGCACGGGCGGCGGCAAGGAATTTGTCGGGTTTCCCATACCGGCGGCGGCGGCGCTGGTGGCGTCGTTGACGCTGCTGCTGCTGTGGGTGGAGGAGGATCGGGTGAAGCACAGCCTATGGCGTTTTGGGCTGCCGGTGCTGATGTTGTTTCTTTCCATCATGATGGTGAGCGAGGTGAAGTATCCCACCTTCAAATCGCTGAATCTGCGGGCGCAGCGCAATTTTACCAAGCTGGTGGTGGCGGCGCTGTTTGTGGGGTGTCTGCTGATTTTACGGGAGCGGGTGCTCTACTGGGTGTTGCCGCTGCTGTTCACGCTGTATTTGCTGTATGGATTTGTGCGCCCGTGGCTGCCGCATCGCACCCGCGAGGAGATCGAGGAGGAGGAGGACGAGGGGTCGTCGGAGGCGGCGCAGAAATGA
- a CDS encoding phosphatidylserine decarboxylase — MKHSGKAIVAALKLIFWSLLVVAGIMAVGVIAKYLAHLIEAINYLLLALWVLFSVFCFYFFRDPNPLVPSEPGAVVSPAHGKIDFIGETEEPWLGGRCHRISMFLSPLDVHVQYAPVACRVNQVVHTPGKFSAAMSTATAQHNENVLITLEDLERPGQRLAVRLVAGVLARRIVPFVQPQEVLARGDRISLVQFGSRCELYLPLSATITVKVGDKVKGGETIVARDTVVKGS; from the coding sequence ATGAAACATTCAGGCAAAGCCATTGTTGCCGCGCTGAAGTTGATATTTTGGTCCCTGCTGGTGGTGGCGGGGATCATGGCCGTGGGTGTGATAGCGAAATACCTGGCGCATCTGATTGAGGCCATCAACTACCTGTTGCTGGCGCTGTGGGTGTTGTTCTCCGTATTCTGCTTTTATTTTTTCCGGGATCCCAACCCGCTGGTGCCTTCCGAGCCGGGGGCGGTGGTCAGCCCGGCGCATGGCAAGATTGATTTCATCGGCGAGACGGAAGAGCCGTGGCTGGGGGGGCGATGTCATCGGATTTCGATGTTTTTGTCGCCCTTGGATGTGCATGTGCAATACGCGCCGGTGGCGTGCCGGGTGAATCAGGTGGTGCATACGCCCGGGAAGTTCAGCGCGGCCATGAGCACGGCCACGGCACAGCACAACGAGAATGTGCTGATTACGCTGGAGGATTTGGAGCGGCCCGGGCAGCGGCTGGCGGTGCGGCTGGTGGCCGGGGTGCTGGCCCGGCGGATCGTGCCGTTTGTTCAGCCGCAGGAGGTGCTGGCGCGGGGCGATCGGATCAGCCTGGTTCAATTTGGTTCGCGGTGTGAGTTGTATTTGCCGCTTTCGGCCACCATCACGGTGAAGGTGGGGGACAAGGTGAAAGGCGGGGAAACCATTGTGGCGCGGGATACCGTAGTGAAAGGGTCATGA
- a CDS encoding tyrosine recombinase XerC, whose amino-acid sequence MTAESTNTPGGQAAEKGQPRTPLAEDFLAYLRDARGASVYTQRNYAQALGEFEQWFEEQRGQAPDWPRLTGDDFRIYLRFLGRQNLSRSAINVRFSALRTLYRYLLHRGVVERSPITRLALPKAPKRLPRFVTLEQLRALLEAPLRELAQKQKEERRAVEAAPYLRDVAILETIYSCGLRISELCGLTAQDLDWGEQMVRVRGKGKKERLIPIGGPALEAIERYWQALGRRPAGNSPVFYAERRPMYPRQVQLRLKRYLAAAGLDPALSPHALRHSYATHLLNAGADLRGVQELLGHAHLASTQVYTHVATERLKRVYEKAHPRAKQKEGT is encoded by the coding sequence ATGACTGCGGAGTCCACCAACACGCCGGGCGGGCAGGCCGCGGAGAAGGGACAACCGAGGACGCCCCTGGCGGAGGATTTTCTGGCGTATTTGCGCGATGCCCGGGGGGCCTCGGTGTACACGCAACGCAACTACGCGCAGGCGCTGGGCGAGTTTGAACAATGGTTTGAGGAGCAGCGGGGGCAGGCGCCGGACTGGCCGCGGTTGACGGGGGATGATTTTCGGATTTATTTGCGTTTTTTGGGGCGGCAAAACCTGAGCCGTTCGGCGATCAATGTCCGGTTTTCCGCGTTGCGGACGCTGTATCGGTATTTACTGCATCGGGGGGTGGTGGAGCGTTCGCCCATCACGCGGCTGGCGCTGCCCAAGGCACCGAAGCGACTGCCGCGATTTGTCACGTTGGAGCAGCTTCGCGCCCTGTTGGAGGCGCCGCTGCGGGAATTGGCGCAGAAGCAAAAAGAGGAGCGCCGGGCGGTGGAGGCGGCACCCTACCTGCGCGATGTGGCCATATTGGAAACGATTTATTCCTGTGGGTTGCGCATCAGTGAGCTGTGTGGCCTGACGGCGCAGGATTTGGATTGGGGCGAGCAGATGGTGCGGGTGCGGGGCAAGGGGAAGAAGGAACGCTTGATTCCCATAGGGGGGCCGGCTCTGGAAGCCATCGAACGCTATTGGCAGGCGCTGGGGCGGCGGCCGGCCGGCAACAGCCCGGTGTTCTATGCGGAGCGCCGGCCTATGTATCCGCGGCAGGTGCAGTTGCGCCTGAAGCGTTACCTGGCGGCGGCGGGGCTGGATCCGGCCCTGTCCCCGCATGCGTTGCGGCACAGTTATGCCACCCACTTGCTGAATGCGGGGGCTGATTTGCGGGGGGTGCAGGAATTGTTGGGCCACGCCCACCTGGCCAGCACGCAGGTGTACACGCATGTGGCCACGGAGCGGTTGAAGCGCGTGTATGAGAAGGCCCACCCGCGGGCCAAACAGAAAGAGGGGACTTGA
- a CDS encoding YihY family inner membrane protein, with amino-acid sequence MAIANGKASRLTQLKDEALGLWEDRGLDWRETPTRHTWKDFAHFWILVFKSFVRNRCPLRAAALAYTTLLAIIPVLAVAASIAIAFLQKDAERTIRDLIDRGVAYVAPSLDLEVKTEELQMSGGREMVAAKIADYVNNVSSGALGVTSTIALIFVAIQMLRSIELTFNDIWGVSRGRPLLISIIQYWAVITLGPLLILVAMGFSSTPHFAKTLHIFNQYPALSVLLFSAMPFFLLSAGFTAFYMFMPNTRVRFSAALMGGAVAGFLWQLNSLMSALYTARVVTYSKIYGSLGLVPLLLASIYLAWLFLLFGAQVAYAYQNRSAYLQERVTENLHQKSREFAALRIMTRLAIAFVRGEPPPTAMFLSHVLGIPTRLVTQILTIMTQAHLAVEVAGRETGYSPARPLDKITVADILQAMRTAHGQDLETTDDPARTILRQEFQQVQAAEAAAGQTTLAALAEKLTGPLQEKAPAAGS; translated from the coding sequence ATGGCTATCGCAAATGGCAAAGCTTCCCGGCTGACGCAGTTGAAAGATGAGGCTTTGGGGCTGTGGGAAGACCGCGGCCTGGACTGGCGGGAAACCCCCACCCGCCACACCTGGAAGGACTTCGCGCACTTTTGGATCCTCGTCTTCAAAAGCTTCGTCCGCAACCGCTGTCCCCTGCGCGCCGCCGCCCTGGCCTACACCACCCTCCTGGCCATCATCCCCGTCCTCGCCGTCGCCGCCAGCATCGCCATCGCCTTCCTGCAAAAAGACGCCGAGCGCACCATCCGCGACTTGATTGATCGCGGCGTGGCCTACGTCGCCCCCTCCCTCGACCTCGAAGTCAAAACAGAAGAGCTCCAAATGAGCGGTGGCCGCGAAATGGTCGCCGCCAAAATCGCCGACTACGTCAACAACGTCAGCAGCGGCGCCCTCGGCGTAACCAGCACCATCGCCCTGATCTTCGTGGCCATTCAAATGCTCCGCAGCATCGAGCTGACCTTTAACGACATCTGGGGCGTCTCCCGCGGACGGCCCCTCCTGATCAGCATCATCCAATACTGGGCCGTCATCACCCTCGGCCCCCTCCTCATCCTCGTGGCCATGGGCTTCTCCAGCACGCCGCATTTCGCCAAAACGCTGCACATCTTCAACCAGTATCCCGCCTTGAGCGTGTTGCTGTTTTCGGCGATGCCGTTTTTCCTCTTATCGGCCGGTTTCACCGCCTTTTACATGTTCATGCCCAACACCCGCGTCCGCTTCAGCGCCGCCCTCATGGGCGGCGCCGTGGCCGGTTTCTTGTGGCAGCTCAACAGCCTCATGAGCGCCCTCTATACCGCCCGGGTGGTGACCTACAGCAAAATCTACGGCAGCCTCGGCCTGGTGCCCCTCCTCCTCGCCAGCATCTACCTGGCCTGGCTCTTCCTCTTGTTCGGCGCGCAGGTGGCCTACGCCTACCAAAACCGCTCCGCCTACCTCCAGGAGCGGGTCACGGAGAATCTTCATCAAAAAAGCCGCGAATTCGCCGCCCTCCGCATCATGACCCGCCTGGCCATCGCTTTCGTCCGCGGTGAACCGCCCCCCACCGCCATGTTCCTCTCGCACGTGCTGGGCATCCCCACCCGCCTCGTCACCCAAATCCTCACCATCATGACCCAGGCGCATCTGGCCGTCGAAGTCGCCGGCCGCGAAACAGGTTACTCCCCCGCCCGGCCCCTCGACAAAATCACTGTGGCCGACATCCTGCAGGCCATGCGCACCGCCCACGGACAGGACTTGGAAACCACGGATGACCCGGCCCGCACCATCTTGCGCCAGGAATTTCAACAGGTCCAGGCGGCCGAGGCCGCGGCGGGACAAACCACCCTGGCCGCGCTGGCCGAAAAACTGACCGGCCCCCTCCAGGAAAAAGCCCCCGCCGCCGGCTCCTGA